The Sandaracinus amylolyticus genomic interval AGCGTCACGCGGGACATCGGATCGAGCGCGAGCTCGACGTAGCGCTCGGCGCTCATGGACGCGGCGGGAAGACGCCCTGCAGTGCGATGCAGAACGTGATCGCGAGGTACGGCATCAGGTTGTTGTGCGGCTGCGAGCTACCGCTCACGCCCAGCGCCAGCGGGCTCATCGCGGTCGTCGGCGACGATGCGCCGGGAGGCGCGTACAGCGCGAGCCCACCCTGCGTCATCGCGGGCTGACCGGCGCCTGGATGGCCTTCGTAGCTCTCCGCGCGAGAGAACGACACGCCGTGGCCGTGCGCCGGAATCTCCGTCGTCAGGAGCGTCACGGTCGCGCTGCCGCCCACCGCGCCGAGGGGACGCGGCGTGAGCCCCGGCCCGTGCCCCGCGCCCATGGCCGCGGCGCCCTGCAGGTTCGGCAGTCCGAACGTGCTGCGCCCGTCGCCGCCGTACGTCGTGCCGAGCAGCGAGAAGAGCGCGGTGTTCTGGGCGATCGCCATGATCTGCCCGTTGCACAGCGCCCATCCGCGCGGCGCGAAATTGAGGCCGAACATGCGCACTTCGGCGACGAACGGATCTGCCATGGTCTCGCTCCGCTCAGGGACGTGAGGGGTAGAGGCCGTAGAGCGCGATGATGTAATTCAGCGCGACGTACGGCTGCATGTTGTCGTGCGGCTGCGAGCCACCGACGACGCCGACCTGTGGGGACGACGTCACGTGGGGTGCGTCGACACCGTACGCCGTGACCGCGGCGCTCGGCATCGCGGCGAGGAACGCGTTCGTCGGGCTCGTGGTGCTCGCGTTCGCGTCGCTCGCGTGCAGCGCGTGCGTGTGCGCGGGGATCTGGCTCGTCGTCAGCGTGACCGTCTCGGCTCCGCCGCCCTCGCCGAGCACGTGCCCGGTGCCGACGTGCACGGGCACGCGCCCGCGGAGATCGGGCAGCGCGAACGTGCTCACGCCGTCGCCGCCGTGGGTCGTGCCGACCACCACGAAGAGGAGCTCGTTCTCCGCGATCGACACGAGGCTGCCGTCGCAGATCGCCCATCCCACGGGCGCGAAGTTGCCGGCGAAGAGCCGGATCTCACCGACGTACGGTTCCGACATCGCATCTCCTCCCGACGACTCAGCTGCGGCTCGGATAGATGCCCTGCAGCGCGATGCAGAACGTCAGCACGCGATAGGGCTGTCGATTCTCGTGCGGCTGCGAGCTGCCCGTGGTCGTGATGGCGCCCAGCGCCATCGGCACGAGCGCGCTCGTCGACGTCGAGTACGCGGGCTGTCCGCGGCTCGTCGCGAGGGTCGCGCCGGCGCTCGGCACGATCTCCGTCGCGACCTCGCTGCGCGCGACGAGCGCGTGCGTGTGCGCGGGGATCTCGTGGTTCGTCAGCGTGTGCGCCGCTTCGCCGCCGCGCTGCCCCTGCACGAACCCGGGCCCGACGTGCACCGGGACGCGCCCGCGCAGATCGGGCAGCGCGAACGTGGTGCGCCCGTCACCGCCGTACATCGTGCCGAGCAGCGAAAAGAGCGCCTGGTTCTGGTTGATCGCGAGGATCTGCCCGTTGCACTGCGCCCATCCGCGAGGTGCGTAGTCGAACGCCATGATCCGAATCTCGGACAGGAACGGCTCGGCCATCGATCTCCCTCTCGTCGGTGCTCAGGGGGCCACGCAGGACGTGAAATTCGACGTCGCGCCGGAGAGCGCGACGGTGCCGCCGAGCGGATTCTGCGACTGGACGTACGACACCACGCTGCTCGGCGTCGTGGAGCCGAGCCCCACGATCCCGAAGCGGTCGCCCGCCTCGAGGCGCAGCGAGAAGCCGGTGCCGCCGCGGTTCCCCGACATCTGCGCGCACACCGTGCTGAGCCCGCTCGCGGCGGTGCCCGATTGCACACGCACGCCCGCGACACCGCTGCTCGGCATCGTGAGCGTGTTGTCGCGCAGCACGAGCGCGAGCGTGCCGTCGACCTCGACCGAGCGCAGCCACACCGCGTAGCCGCTCGTGCCCGAGATCGAGTTGTTCTCGATCACGACGCGCGCATACGGCATCTCGATCGCCGGATCGAGATCGTCGCCGAGCGCGATCGTGAGCCCG includes:
- a CDS encoding phage tail protein; the encoded protein is MAEPFLSEIRIMAFDYAPRGWAQCNGQILAINQNQALFSLLGTMYGGDGRTTFALPDLRGRVPVHVGPGFVQGQRGGEAAHTLTNHEIPAHTHALVARSEVATEIVPSAGATLATSRGQPAYSTSTSALVPMALGAITTTGSSQPHENRQPYRVLTFCIALQGIYPSRS
- a CDS encoding phage tail protein, with amino-acid sequence MSEPYVGEIRLFAGNFAPVGWAICDGSLVSIAENELLFVVVGTTHGGDGVSTFALPDLRGRVPVHVGTGHVLGEGGGAETVTLTTSQIPAHTHALHASDANASTTSPTNAFLAAMPSAAVTAYGVDAPHVTSSPQVGVVGGSQPHDNMQPYVALNYIIALYGLYPSRP
- a CDS encoding phage tail protein; the encoded protein is MADPFVAEVRMFGLNFAPRGWALCNGQIMAIAQNTALFSLLGTTYGGDGRSTFGLPNLQGAAAMGAGHGPGLTPRPLGAVGGSATVTLLTTEIPAHGHGVSFSRAESYEGHPGAGQPAMTQGGLALYAPPGASSPTTAMSPLALGVSGSSQPHNNLMPYLAITFCIALQGVFPPRP